From a region of the Gossypium raimondii isolate GPD5lz chromosome 10, ASM2569854v1, whole genome shotgun sequence genome:
- the LOC105777882 gene encoding protein JINGUBANG, giving the protein MVLITMAPSMHEFSAPLLSSATSSRSCSISSTSSEADDNSPPTSHRFELRDVATTYEFSCKSLAVLSGHIGSVSCLALCGEFILSASQGKDIIVWQQPDLRQFTKFGQGDGSVKALVAVGNKVFTAHQDSKIRVWKVSTSSENVFKLINTLPTTKDYLGKFMKQSNYVQTRRHHKRLWIEHADSISCLAVYNGLVYSGSWDKTLKVWRISDLKCLESIKAHDDAINSLVACKGIVYSASADGKIKAWGKHGNTSHSLQGILEGHKDVSLNSVTVSEDGKWVYGGGSDGYIMGWEGNANFISWKLVSETRAHHMAVLCMCLMGEVLCSGSADKTIGIWKREAYGKLCKIGVINGHQGPIKCLQASPCNVGNGFLLYSGGLDKTVRVWWVPKRFAI; this is encoded by the coding sequence ATGGTCCTTATTACAATGGCTCCTTCAATGCATGAATTTTCAGCTCCCTTACTGTCATCTGCCACAAGCAGTAGAAGCTGCAGCATTAGCAGCACAAGCAGTGAAGCTGATGATAATAGCCCACCCACATCTCATCGTTTTGAGCTTCGAGATGTGGCCACCACATATGAATTTTCATGCAAATCATTGGCAGTGCTGTCCGGGCATATTGGTTCAGTTTCTTGCTTGGCTTTATGTGGGGAATTCATCTTAAGTGCATCACAAGGCAAGGACATTATAGTGTGGCAACAACCTGATTTGAGGCAGTTCACAAAGTTCGGCCAAGGTGATGGCTCGGTGAAAGCGCTTGTGGCTGTAGGCAATAAGGTTTTCACTGCACATCAAGATAGTAAAATCAGGGTATGGAAGGTGTCAACAAGCTCGGAGAACGTCTTTAAGCTGATCAACACACTTCCTACTACTAAAGACTATTTGGGAAAGTTCATGAAGCAAAGCAATTATGTCCAAACTCGTCGGCATCACAAGCGATTATGGATTGAACACGCAGACAGTATTTCTTGTTTAGCAGTGTATAATGGGTTAGTTTATTCAGGTTCATGGGATAAAACACTTAAAGTATGGAGGATATctgatttgaaatgtttagaaTCCATTAAAGCACATGATGATGCTATCAATAGCTTAGTAGCTTGTAAAGGAATTGTGTATTCAGCATCTGCAGATGGGAAAATAAAAGCTTGGGGAAAACATGGGAACACCTCTCATTCATTGCAAGGGATTTTAGAGGGTCATAAAGATGTTTCATTGAATTCAGTCACTGTTTCAGAGGATGGAAAATGGGTCTATGGAGGTGGTTCAGATGGGTATATTATGGGCTGGGAAGGGAATGCCAATTTTATTAGTTGGAAATTAGTGAGTGAGACTAGAGCACACCATATGGCTGTTTTGTGTATGTGCCTGATGGGAGAGGTTTTGTGCAGTGGTTCAGCTGATAAAACCATAGGTATTTGGAAGCGAGAGGCTTATGGTAAACTTTGTAAAATTGGGGTCATTAATGGTCATCAAGGACCAATCAAATGTTTGCAGGCATCACCCTGTAATGTTGGCAATGGTTTCTTGCTCTATAGTGGTGGCCTTGACAAAACAGTAAGAGTCTGGTGGGTGCCCAAGAGGTTTGCTATATAA
- the LOC105777883 gene encoding uncharacterized protein LOC105777883 has product MGNWRHRRPRRFDRQDIAPKYPPSYHVPESSFSEFSNDGVPLWEKKFCTLVGKVSWRKIVDAKNFTSHNNNVLNWDDSAGEEAFRNAKSQYWAKINGFSCDISAPDPNAYIEEINWNPYIDPELIRELEREYFAPPTEVEEDSVVEHENKITRNLSSAPTEECNTIPSKVDDNPWESNNVTQGSSKDFISWGHLVLKVDDARSGNNPWESSITQGNESGKHNSWGDYGSRDWNTGNNSWGHNYKGIDSKMDDGWGDFKRTSWGRNRQDAKELPNRNNSWERSYVQHNAGCDGNSWGRKAGGNHDVGSRKLDYKSSSSGGAWHSGSRKREGSHQYTPGYKSSRFQQDDNQANHYWRNTKSNKRVSFVRE; this is encoded by the exons ATGGGCAATTGGAGACATCGACGACCCCGACGATTTGACCGCCAAGATATAGCTCCTAAATATCCTCCTTCCTACCATGTCCCTGAATCTTCTTTTTCTG AGTTTTCTAATGATGGTGTGCCTTTGTGGGAAAAGAAATTCTGCACTCTAGTTGGTAAAGTTTCGTGGCGGAAGATAGTGGATGCCAAGAACTTCACTAGCCACAACAATAATGTGCTCAACTGGGATGATTCAGCTGGAGAAGAAGCATTTCGTAATGCAAAAAGCCAGTATTGGGCAAAAATCAATGGCTTCTCATGTGACATTTCTGCTCCTGATCCGAATGCTTATATCGAAGAAATAAATTGGAATCCTTATATTGACCCTGAATTAATAAGGGAATTAGAACGAGAATATTTTGCTCCCCCCACTGAGGTAGAAGAAGATAGCGTGGTAGAGCATGAAAACAAGATAACAAGGAACCTTTCATCTGCTCCAACAGAAGAGTGTAACACGATCCCCTCTAAGGTTGATGATAATCCTTGGGAAAGTAACAATGTTACTCAGGGTAGTTCAAAGGATTTTATAAGCTGGGGCCATTTGGTTCTTAAAGTTGATGACGCAAGGAGTGGTAATAATCCTTGGGAGAGTAGCATTACTCAGGGAAATGAAAGTGGAAAGCATAACTCATGGGGGGATTATGGGTCTAGAGATTGGAATACTGGAAATAATTCTTGGGGTCATAACTATAAAGGCATTGACTCGAAGATGGATGATGGATGGGGAGACTTCAAACGAACTTCATGGGGAAGGAACCGACAAGATGCTAAGGAGTTGCCGAATAGGAATAATTCATGGGAACGTAGCTATGTTCAGCATAATGCAGGTTGTGATGGAAATTCATGGGGTCGGAAAGCAGGGGGTAATCATGATGTTGGATCAAGAAAGTTGGACTACAAAAGTAGCAGCAGCGGGGGAGCATGGCATTCTGGTTCCCGGAAGAGGGAAGGTTCTCACCAGTATACACCTGGCTACAAAAGCTCCAGGTTTCAACAGGATGATAATCAAGCAAATCATTACTGGAGGAACACAAAATCTAACAAGAGGGTTAGCTTTGTGCGCGAGTAG
- the LOC105778055 gene encoding transcription termination factor MTERF15, mitochondrial has protein sequence MVISSLTKASLFYRLSSTQYFSTVSPKISQFRNQISLANLLQRYGFPPTQLHSFLAKNQFLLNRSNVHDIQNSLNILLSFKIPQPSFISLLFDCPAVLDSNFLKKWQIGISKFGNLGISPVGICNVLALSRRFRIDPDLFLNRVGVLKDLGFNGGVLTRVLERFPRIIMMKEDDLCEKIGFLEGIGISRYGIEMVFHLFPEVLGFDVENRLKPLLDEFLELGFSENMIRDEIIKDSRVLSMELGEMSRCLGLLKTLKCRAPIEDKIFSEGEFRAGFEVKLRVDCLCKQGLIHREAFKILWKEPRLILYEVEEIEKKIDFLVNTMNYKVGCLVEVPEYLGANFDKQILPRYNVVEYLRSQGALEFDVGLKSLIKPSRLRFYNLYVKPYPECEKMFGRFAEGAAIQGRHPVGMWKLFKPQKYAESKEDVNNTKSFMEPLV, from the coding sequence ATGGTTATCAGTTCCTTAACTAAAGCAAGTCTTTTCTACCGGTTGTCATCAACCCAATACTTTTCCACAGTTTCCCCCAAAATTTCCCAATTCAGGAACCAAATTTCTCTTGCCAATCTCCTTCAAAGGTACGGTTTTCCACCAACTCAACTCCACTCTTTTCTTGCAAAAAACCAGTTTTTACTTAATCGTTCTAATGTCCATGACATCCAGAACTCTCTGAacattcttttatcttttaaaattcctcAGCCTTCCTTTATTTCATTGTTATTTGACTGTCCGGCAGTCTTGGATTCGAACTTTTTGAAGAAATGGCAAATTGGGATTTCCAAATTTGGGAACTTGGGTATTTCCCCAGTAGGGATCTGCAATGTTTTGGCACTTTCTAGGCGATTTCGGATCGACCCGGATTTGTTTTTGAACCGTGTTGGTGTTTtgaaagatttagggtttaatggTGGGGTTTTGACTAGGGTTTTAGAAAGGTTTCCTCGGATAATCATGATGAAGGAAGATGATCTTTGTGAAAAGATTGGGTTTCTGGAAGGAATTGGGATTTCAAGATATGGGATTGAAAtggtttttcatttgtttcctGAGGTTTTAGGATTTGATGTCGAAAATAGGTTGAAGCCATTGCTTGATGAGTTTTTGGAACTGGGTTTTAGTGAAAATATGATTagggatgaaattataaaagattcaAGAGTTCTGAGCATGGAATTAGGGGAAATGTCAAGGTGTTTGGGATTGTTAAAAACTTTGAAATGCCGAGCTCCCATTGAAGACAAGATTTTTAGCGAAGGTGAATTTAGAGCTGGGTTTGAAGTAAAGCTTAGAGTTGATTGCTTGTGCAAACAGGGGTTAATTCATAGAGAAGCATTTAAGATCCTATGGAAAGAACCAAGATTGATTTTATATGAAGTGGAAGAGATTGAGAAGAAAATAGACTTCTTGGTGAACACGATGAATTATAAAGTTGGTTGCTTAGTTGAAGTTCCGGAATATTTGGGTGCTAATTTCGACAAACAGATCCTTCCTCGATACAATGTCGTGGAGTATTTGAGATCGCAAGGAGCACTAGAATTTGATGTGGGATTGAAGAGTTTGATAAAGCCAAGTAGGCTTAGATTCTATAATTTGTATGTCAAACCATATCCGGAATGCGAGAAGATGTTTGGGAGGTTTGCTGAAGGTGCTGCCATTCAAGGGCGGCATCCGGTTGGGATGTGGAAGCTTTTTAAACCACAAAAGTATGCAGAATCAAAGGAAGATGTGAACAACACGAAATCTTTTATGGAACCACTAGTTTAG